The proteins below come from a single Vitis vinifera cultivar Pinot Noir 40024 chromosome 9, ASM3070453v1 genomic window:
- the LOC104877856 gene encoding extensin-like, with the protein MAKTRGGLSGSPSSPTPRPHQAAMGAAVSPSVQAPTIPPSEGEAPSQRRYPTRRPPTDPVPPADQATNSVSRPPAKRTKFSGPREPSHAPQPEPPTEDSRIPVRITPETVIRRPMIAGPPIEGNLDCRDRSFHSETYFDIEIK; encoded by the exons ATGGCGAAGACCAGAGGAGGCCTTTCCGGCTCCCCATCCTCACCGACACCTCGACCACATCAAGCCGCCATGGGAGCCGCAGTTTCGCCATCTGTTCAGGCCCCGAccattcccccatctgagggggaAGCCCCTTCTCAGCGCCGATACCCCACCAGGAGACCACCCACGGACCCTGTGCCACCAGCCGATCAAGCCACGAACTCTGTTTCTCGGCCACCAGCGAAGAGAACCAAGTTCTCGGGTCCTAGAGAACCATCCCACGCACCTCAGCCAGAGCCACCTACAGAGGACTCTCGGATTCCTGTGAGGATTACTCCTGAGACCgttatcaggcgtcccatgatagcCGGACCACCGATAGAGGGCAACTTGGATTGCAGAGATCGATCCTTCCATTCCGAGACCTACTTTGAtatagag ATAAAGTGA